The window CCTTGGCCTTGTGGTGGCTCTCAGTCTTCTTGGGCAGCAGCACAGCCTGGATGTTGGGAAGCACACCACCCTGAGCGATGGTCACACGGCCCAGCAGCTTGTTGAGCTCTTCGTCGTTGCGGATGGCCAGCTGCAAGTGGCGCGGGATGATGCGGGTCTTCTTGTTGTCCCGGGCCGCGTTTCCCGCCAGCTCCAGAATTTCGGCTGTCAGGTACTCCAACACCGCTGCCAGATACACGGGTGCGCCGGCCCCGACACGCTCGGAATAGTTGCCCTTCCGGAGCAGGCGGTGCACGCGGCCCACGGGAAACTGGAGCCCAGCACGCGAAGAGCGAGTCTTGGCTTTAGCGCGAGCCTTGCCACCCTGTTTACCACGGCCTGACATACCTGCTAGATCACGAAGCAAAATATTTCACAaggaaaaccaaacagaa of the Bubalus kerabau isolate K-KA32 ecotype Philippines breed swamp buffalo chromosome 3, PCC_UOA_SB_1v2, whole genome shotgun sequence genome contains:
- the LOC129645585 gene encoding histone H2A type 1-B; this encodes MSGRGKQGGKARAKAKTRSSRAGLQFPVGRVHRLLRKGNYSERVGAGAPVYLAAVLEYLTAEILELAGNAARDNKKTRIIPRHLQLAIRNDEELNKLLGRVTIAQGGVLPNIQAVLLPKKTESHHKAKGK